In Nonomuraea muscovyensis, one genomic interval encodes:
- the ald gene encoding alanine dehydrogenase, whose product MKVGVPREVKDNEYRVALTPAGVLELVRHGHQVFVERDAGTGSSIPDHDFEAAGAVIVDEADEVWGVGDLVLKVKEPVAEEYHRMRKGQVLFTYLHLAASQPCTAAMLDAGVTGIAYETVQTGSGALPLLAPMSEVAGRLAPQVGAYHLMRSGGGRGVLMGGVSGVRAANVVVIGAGVSGMNAAAIALGMQAEVLLLDRNIDKLRQADLVYQGHCQTLASNTLEIERAVLEADLVIGAVLVPGARAPKLVTNDLVSRMKPGSVLVDVSIDQGGCFEDSRPTTHADPTYQVHESVFYCVANMPGAVPHTSTYALTNVTLPYALAIADLGWRRALVADTALARGLNTHEGHLTSRPVAEAHLLEWVPIEEVLARAA is encoded by the coding sequence ATGAAGGTCGGCGTTCCGCGAGAGGTCAAGGACAACGAATATCGGGTCGCGCTCACCCCGGCGGGCGTCCTCGAACTGGTGCGCCACGGCCACCAGGTCTTCGTCGAACGGGACGCGGGCACCGGCTCGTCCATCCCCGACCACGACTTCGAGGCGGCCGGCGCCGTCATCGTCGACGAGGCCGACGAGGTCTGGGGCGTGGGCGACCTGGTCCTGAAGGTGAAGGAGCCGGTGGCGGAGGAGTACCACCGGATGCGCAAGGGCCAGGTGCTGTTCACCTACCTGCACCTGGCCGCCTCCCAGCCGTGCACGGCGGCCATGCTCGACGCGGGGGTCACCGGGATCGCCTACGAGACCGTCCAGACCGGGAGCGGCGCGCTGCCGCTGCTGGCGCCCATGTCGGAGGTGGCGGGCCGGCTGGCGCCGCAGGTGGGCGCGTACCATCTGATGCGCTCCGGCGGGGGCCGGGGCGTGCTGATGGGCGGCGTGTCCGGCGTGCGGGCCGCGAACGTGGTGGTGATCGGCGCGGGCGTGTCCGGGATGAACGCGGCGGCCATCGCCCTCGGCATGCAGGCCGAGGTGCTGCTGCTCGACCGCAACATCGACAAGCTGCGCCAGGCGGACCTCGTCTACCAGGGCCACTGCCAGACGCTCGCCTCCAACACGCTGGAGATCGAGCGCGCGGTGCTGGAGGCCGACCTGGTCATCGGCGCGGTGCTGGTGCCGGGCGCGCGGGCGCCCAAGCTGGTCACCAACGACCTGGTGAGCCGGATGAAGCCGGGCTCGGTGCTGGTGGACGTCTCCATCGACCAGGGTGGCTGCTTCGAGGACTCCCGTCCCACCACGCACGCCGATCCGACCTACCAGGTGCACGAGTCGGTGTTCTACTGCGTGGCCAACATGCCGGGCGCCGTGCCGCACACCTCGACGTACGCGCTGACCAACGTCACGCTGCCGTACGCGCTGGCCATCGCCGACCTCGGGTGGCGGCGGGCGCTGGTTGCGGACACGGCGCTGGCGCGCGGGCTGAACACCCACGAGGGCCACCTCACCAGCCGGCCGGTCGCCGAGGCGCACCTGCTGGAGTGGGTGCCGATCGAGGAGGTGCTCGCCCGCGCCGCCTGA
- a CDS encoding DUF305 domain-containing protein encodes MEKPRNLAKPFAAAAVVVVVAAALFLVFGRGGAPGDASPEAGFARDMATHHAQAVEMSFVIRDKSETREIRSLAFDIINTQANQRGMFLGWLQQWGLSPVGEQRPMAWMAGHGHGGAPVQPGVMPGMATPAELTRLKELRGTEAEVLFLQLMIRHHEGGVQMAEGLLKLSDREEVAGMARKIVTGQAGEIKLMTDMLRHRAAQPLPSLLK; translated from the coding sequence ATGGAAAAGCCCCGGAACCTCGCCAAGCCGTTCGCCGCGGCGGCCGTCGTGGTCGTCGTCGCCGCGGCGCTCTTCCTCGTGTTCGGCCGCGGCGGCGCGCCGGGTGACGCCTCGCCGGAGGCGGGATTCGCCCGTGACATGGCCACGCACCACGCGCAGGCCGTCGAGATGTCGTTCGTCATCAGGGACAAGAGCGAGACGCGGGAGATCCGCAGCCTGGCGTTCGACATCATCAACACGCAGGCCAACCAGCGGGGCATGTTCCTCGGCTGGCTGCAGCAGTGGGGGCTCTCCCCGGTGGGCGAGCAGCGGCCGATGGCCTGGATGGCCGGCCACGGCCACGGCGGCGCCCCCGTCCAGCCCGGCGTGATGCCGGGCATGGCGACGCCCGCCGAGCTGACCAGGCTCAAGGAGCTGCGGGGCACCGAGGCCGAGGTGCTGTTCCTGCAACTGATGATCCGCCACCACGAGGGCGGCGTGCAGATGGCCGAGGGGCTGCTGAAGCTGTCCGACCGCGAGGAGGTGGCCGGCATGGCCCGCAAGATCGTCACCGGCCAGGCGGGAGAGATCAAGCTGATGACGGACATGCTTCGGCACCGCGCCGCGCAGCCGTTGCCGTCCCTGCTCAAGTGA
- a CDS encoding DUF3105 domain-containing protein produces the protein MKEKAQARREHLQKMRAEQKRKERRLAFLMWGAGGLVIVLLVGLVGFYLVKQSRETSLDAVSNYSYEAGQHVWKQVSYKEAPPVGGEHNNYWQQCSVYDKPIHSEHAVHSLEHGAIWITYRPDLPKPQIDALKKVATSTGQQDYMLVSPFPGLTSPIVVSSWGHQLKLDNPEDPKLGAFIKKYQNGKDTPELGATCGGQDAIVTTADQAPLPPEPTNQPMESATPAPSQSQQ, from the coding sequence ATGAAGGAGAAGGCGCAGGCGCGGCGCGAGCACCTGCAGAAGATGCGCGCCGAGCAGAAGCGCAAGGAGCGTCGCCTGGCATTCCTCATGTGGGGAGCCGGCGGTCTCGTCATCGTCCTGCTCGTCGGCCTGGTCGGCTTCTACCTGGTCAAGCAGTCCCGTGAGACCTCTCTGGACGCCGTGTCCAACTACTCCTACGAGGCCGGCCAGCACGTCTGGAAGCAGGTGTCGTACAAGGAGGCCCCGCCCGTGGGCGGCGAGCACAACAACTACTGGCAGCAGTGCTCCGTCTACGACAAGCCCATCCACAGCGAGCACGCGGTGCACTCGCTGGAGCACGGCGCCATCTGGATCACCTACCGGCCCGACCTGCCCAAGCCGCAGATCGACGCGCTGAAGAAGGTGGCCACCTCCACCGGCCAGCAGGACTACATGCTGGTGAGCCCGTTCCCGGGCCTGACCTCGCCCATCGTGGTCTCCTCGTGGGGGCACCAGCTCAAGCTCGACAACCCCGAGGACCCCAAGCTGGGCGCCTTCATCAAGAAGTACCAGAACGGCAAGGACACCCCCGAGCTCGGCGCCACCTGCGGCGGTCAGGACGCCATCGTCACCACGGCCGACCAGGCGCCGCTGCCGCCCGAGCCGACCAACCAGCCGATGGAGAGCGCCACCCCGGCTCCCAGCCAGTCCCAGCAGTAG
- a CDS encoding amylo-alpha-1,6-glucosidase — protein MAAGVRIRDVLVTGPAFSLREIPFSHHGSWFCFSPVVALHTYADDIHLVSHQTGMHPVLRFVPTRGGAPAGAALTAVPHRLTWTCDGGRIDLAYETPDTVRLRGHGLGLRLLAADPVLTPFSGPYFYLDPVDGSSVLTVYQTGRRYRITLLSGHADRLGGELLGAAERGVVLPDEGEPWEIAIEEYETARAPYRAETSFEQVVKAARAEFDAFAEAVAPWRGPRTPAAELAAYVLWSATVRPAGFVTRPAVLMSKHWMDKVWSWDHCFNALALAPGLPGLAWDQIRLVFDHQDAAGALPDSVTHSEVLHNFVKPPVHGWALRRLGPAPGGEQARTYRALERWTEFWLTHRRAPGRELPHYQHGNDSGWDNATTFDPERVVETADLAALLVLQMRQLARMAGGLADPDAAARWTAAADRMRDALLSELWTGDRFVARGVHSGKTWSSSSLLDLMPIVLGAELPGQVRERLAAGIERHLTAYGPATELPTSEHYRDDGYWRGPIWAPSTVLIEDGLRRAGHTRLADEVSARFRRLCETSGFAENFDARTGAGLRDRAYTWTAAAYLVLAAAHENRQAGEHESRRAGEGA, from the coding sequence GTGGCTGCCGGCGTCCGCATCCGGGACGTCCTCGTGACCGGGCCGGCGTTCTCCCTGCGGGAGATCCCGTTCAGCCACCACGGGTCATGGTTCTGCTTCTCGCCGGTGGTGGCGCTGCACACCTACGCCGACGACATCCACCTCGTGTCGCACCAGACCGGCATGCACCCGGTGCTGCGGTTCGTCCCCACCAGGGGCGGCGCGCCCGCCGGGGCCGCGCTCACCGCGGTGCCGCACCGGCTCACCTGGACCTGCGACGGCGGCCGGATCGACCTGGCGTACGAGACGCCCGACACGGTGCGGCTGCGCGGCCACGGCCTCGGGCTGCGACTGCTGGCCGCCGACCCCGTGCTGACCCCGTTCAGCGGCCCGTACTTCTACCTCGACCCCGTCGACGGCTCGTCGGTGCTGACCGTCTACCAGACCGGGCGCCGCTACCGGATCACGCTGCTGAGCGGACACGCCGACCGGCTCGGCGGGGAGCTGCTCGGCGCCGCCGAGCGTGGTGTGGTGCTGCCGGACGAGGGCGAGCCGTGGGAGATCGCGATCGAGGAGTACGAGACCGCCCGCGCCCCGTACCGGGCCGAGACCTCCTTCGAGCAGGTGGTCAAGGCGGCCCGGGCCGAGTTCGACGCGTTCGCCGAGGCCGTGGCGCCCTGGCGCGGCCCGCGCACGCCCGCCGCCGAGCTGGCCGCCTACGTGCTGTGGTCGGCCACGGTCCGCCCGGCGGGGTTCGTCACCCGGCCCGCCGTGCTCATGTCCAAGCACTGGATGGACAAGGTGTGGAGCTGGGACCACTGCTTCAACGCCCTCGCGCTGGCCCCGGGGCTGCCCGGCCTGGCCTGGGACCAGATCCGGCTGGTCTTCGACCACCAGGACGCCGCGGGGGCGCTGCCCGACTCCGTCACCCATTCCGAGGTGCTGCACAACTTCGTCAAACCGCCCGTGCACGGCTGGGCGCTGCGGCGGCTGGGCCCGGCGCCCGGCGGCGAGCAGGCCCGGACGTACCGGGCGCTGGAGCGCTGGACCGAGTTCTGGCTGACCCACCGGCGGGCGCCCGGCCGGGAGCTGCCGCACTACCAGCACGGCAACGACAGCGGCTGGGACAACGCCACCACCTTCGACCCCGAACGGGTCGTCGAGACCGCGGACCTGGCCGCCCTGCTCGTCCTGCAGATGCGCCAGCTCGCCCGGATGGCCGGCGGCCTCGCCGACCCGGACGCGGCGGCCCGCTGGACGGCGGCGGCCGACCGGATGCGCGACGCGCTGCTGTCGGAGCTGTGGACGGGTGACCGGTTCGTCGCCCGCGGCGTGCACTCGGGGAAGACCTGGTCCAGCTCCAGCCTGCTCGACCTGATGCCGATCGTGCTGGGGGCGGAACTGCCCGGGCAGGTGCGGGAGCGGCTCGCGGCGGGGATCGAGCGGCACCTGACCGCGTACGGGCCCGCCACCGAGCTGCCCACGTCGGAGCACTACCGGGACGACGGCTACTGGCGCGGCCCCATCTGGGCGCCCTCGACCGTGCTCATCGAGGACGGGTTGCGCCGCGCCGGGCACACCCGGCTCGCCGACGAGGTCAGCGCCCGCTTCCGCCGCCTGTGCGAGACGTCGGGGTTCGCCGAGAACTTCGACGCCCGCACCGGCGCCGGCCTGCGCGACCGCGCCTACACCTGGACGGCCGCGGCCTATCTCGTCCTGGCCGCCGCCCACGAGAACCGGCAGGCCGGGGAGCACGAGAGCCGGCGGGCCGGGGAAGGAGCCTAG
- a CDS encoding phytoene desaturase family protein, whose protein sequence is MSADAVVVGSGPNGLVAAVLLAEAGLRVTLLEAGERFGGGLRSAELTLPGRVHDMGATVMALALASPAFRELGVERLVEFAHPAVAAAHPLDDRPAVLVHRDPARTAAGLGADGAAWLRGPGATARAGSPLVDLLLKPLGPWEADPRAFAAAARFGLGGALPATTYARRAFRTVEGRAVFAGMAAHSLLDLRSPITAGYGLLLSALAHLVGWPLVRGGSQVLADALVARLRVLGGEAVSGHRVRELKELDAPTVVLDVTPRQFLELAELPAGYRDRLRRFRYGPGVFKMDWALDGPVPWRDPAVAGAGTVHLGGTLEEIALSEAETARGRHSPRPYVLLVQPYAADPTRGGHTLWAYCHVPNGSPVDMTGAIEDQIERYAPGFRDRVLARHAMGPAALEADNPNLVGGDIGGGLAALSQFVRRPVWSPAPWRTPLPGVFLCSASTPPGAGAHGMGGWQAARLALEHRRSRA, encoded by the coding sequence GTGAGCGCCGACGCGGTGGTCGTCGGGTCGGGCCCGAACGGGCTCGTCGCGGCGGTCCTGCTGGCCGAGGCCGGCCTGCGGGTGACCCTGCTGGAGGCGGGCGAGCGGTTCGGCGGCGGCCTGCGCTCGGCGGAGCTGACGCTGCCGGGCCGGGTGCACGACATGGGCGCGACCGTGATGGCGCTCGCCCTGGCCTCGCCGGCGTTCCGGGAGCTGGGCGTCGAACGGCTGGTGGAGTTCGCGCATCCCGCCGTGGCCGCCGCCCATCCGCTCGACGACCGGCCCGCCGTGCTCGTGCACCGCGACCCGGCCCGCACCGCCGCGGGGCTGGGCGCCGACGGCGCGGCGTGGCTGCGCGGGCCCGGCGCCACGGCACGGGCCGGATCGCCGCTGGTGGATCTGCTGCTGAAGCCGCTCGGCCCGTGGGAGGCGGACCCCCGCGCGTTCGCCGCGGCCGCCAGGTTCGGTCTGGGCGGGGCGCTGCCCGCCACCACCTACGCCAGGCGGGCGTTCCGCACGGTGGAGGGCCGCGCGGTGTTCGCGGGCATGGCCGCGCACTCGCTGCTCGACCTGCGCTCCCCCATCACCGCCGGGTACGGCCTGCTGCTGTCGGCGCTGGCGCACCTGGTGGGCTGGCCGCTGGTCAGGGGCGGCTCGCAGGTGCTGGCCGACGCCCTGGTGGCCAGGCTGCGCGTGCTGGGCGGCGAGGCGGTGAGCGGTCACCGGGTGCGCGAGCTGAAGGAGCTCGACGCGCCGACCGTGGTCCTGGACGTGACGCCGCGGCAGTTCCTGGAGCTGGCGGAGCTGCCGGCCGGCTACCGCGACCGGCTGCGGCGCTTCCGCTACGGGCCCGGGGTGTTCAAGATGGACTGGGCGCTCGACGGGCCGGTGCCGTGGCGCGATCCCGCCGTGGCCGGCGCCGGGACCGTGCACCTCGGGGGCACGCTGGAGGAGATCGCGCTCAGCGAGGCGGAGACGGCGCGGGGGCGGCACTCGCCCCGCCCGTACGTGCTGCTCGTGCAGCCGTACGCGGCCGACCCGACGCGCGGCGGCCACACGCTGTGGGCCTACTGCCACGTCCCGAACGGCTCCCCGGTGGACATGACGGGCGCGATCGAGGACCAGATCGAACGGTACGCGCCGGGGTTCCGCGACCGGGTGCTGGCCCGGCACGCGATGGGGCCGGCCGCGCTGGAGGCGGACAACCCCAACCTGGTCGGCGGCGACATCGGGGGCGGGCTGGCCGCGCTGTCGCAGTTCGTCCGGCGGCCGGTGTGGTCGCCCGCCCCGTGGCGTACGCCGCTGCCGGGAGTCTTCCTGTGCTCGGCGTCGACCCCGCCGGGGGCGGGCGCGCACGGCATGGGCGGCTGGCAGGCCGCCCGCCTCGCCCTGGAGCACCGCCGCTCCCGCGCCTAG
- a CDS encoding carbohydrate ABC transporter permease, whose protein sequence is MTSPRTEALAALHGAGRPAGGGEPASRRGHGRPPGAPRSRQWTAYAFLTPLVVYLIVFYTYPLYRNIELSVHDYTPRAFVQGDPEFTGLDNYLRIVSDDAFLRALRNTAVFTLGSIAAQYAIGLALAVFFHRTFRLSAVLRAMFLVPWLLPLIVSASTWSWMLNSDNGIVNSALGAFGVGQINWLTSPDTALLSVTIANIWLGVPFNLVILYAGLQNIPASLYEAAGLDGANAWQRLRRITLPLLRPVSAITLLLGLIYTLKVVDIIWIMTKGGPADASTTLAIWSYREAFGTGQPDFSPAAAVGNLLILIAFAAGLAHVRLQRREEHA, encoded by the coding sequence ATGACATCCCCACGTACCGAAGCGCTCGCCGCACTCCACGGCGCGGGACGGCCGGCGGGGGGCGGCGAGCCCGCCTCCCGCCGGGGGCACGGGCGCCCGCCCGGCGCGCCGCGTTCCCGGCAGTGGACGGCCTACGCCTTCCTCACGCCGCTGGTCGTCTACCTGATCGTCTTCTACACCTACCCGCTCTACCGCAACATCGAGCTGAGCGTGCACGACTACACGCCGCGCGCGTTCGTGCAGGGCGACCCGGAGTTCACCGGGCTGGACAACTACCTGCGCATCGTCTCCGACGACGCCTTCCTGCGGGCGCTGCGCAACACCGCCGTGTTCACGCTCGGCTCCATCGCCGCCCAGTACGCCATCGGCCTGGCGCTCGCGGTGTTCTTCCACCGCACCTTCCGCCTGTCCGCGGTGCTGCGCGCGATGTTCCTCGTGCCGTGGCTGCTGCCGCTGATCGTCTCCGCCTCCACCTGGTCGTGGATGCTCAACAGCGACAACGGCATCGTCAACTCCGCCCTGGGGGCGTTCGGCGTCGGCCAGATCAACTGGCTCACCTCACCGGACACCGCGCTGCTGTCGGTCACCATCGCCAACATCTGGCTCGGCGTCCCGTTCAACCTGGTGATCCTCTACGCCGGCCTGCAGAACATCCCCGCCAGCCTGTACGAGGCCGCCGGGCTCGACGGGGCGAACGCCTGGCAGCGGTTGCGGCGCATCACGCTGCCGCTGCTGCGGCCGGTCTCGGCGATCACGCTGCTGCTCGGCCTCATCTACACGCTCAAGGTCGTCGACATCATCTGGATCATGACGAAGGGCGGGCCGGCGGACGCGTCGACCACGCTGGCCATCTGGTCGTACCGCGAGGCGTTCGGCACCGGCCAGCCCGACTTCTCCCCGGCGGCGGCCGTCGGCAACCTGCTCATCCTCATCGCGTTCGCCGCCGGACTCGCGCACGTGCGTCTGCAGCGCAGGGAGGAGCACGCATGA
- a CDS encoding carbohydrate ABC transporter permease, giving the protein MTGQRTWWRTVLGVVLVALMLFPVYWMFNVSLTRTGDMRADPPHWFPWNPTFEGYAAALTQQLPALATSVFIGLGTVAITLVVALPAGYSLARLRPRGARTIDFTLLVAQMIPGVVMAMGFYAIYIRLGMLNSIGGLIVADSTLAVPFAVLLFRSFMATIPGELMAAAQIDGAGTWRTFRSVILPLSRNSVITVSLFAFLWSWSDFIFASTLNRSSDVIPITLGIYRYIGNNTTEWNSIMATAVIASLPAAFLLVIAQRYIAAGVTAGAVKD; this is encoded by the coding sequence ATGACCGGGCAGCGCACCTGGTGGAGGACCGTCCTGGGCGTCGTGCTGGTGGCGCTCATGCTCTTCCCCGTCTACTGGATGTTCAACGTCTCGCTCACCCGCACGGGCGACATGCGGGCCGACCCGCCGCACTGGTTCCCCTGGAACCCGACGTTCGAGGGGTACGCCGCCGCGCTCACCCAGCAGCTGCCGGCCCTGGCCACCAGCGTGTTCATCGGCCTGGGCACCGTCGCGATCACCCTGGTGGTGGCGCTGCCCGCCGGGTACTCGCTGGCCAGGCTGCGGCCGCGCGGCGCGCGCACGATCGACTTCACGCTCCTGGTGGCGCAGATGATCCCCGGCGTCGTCATGGCCATGGGCTTCTACGCCATCTACATCAGGCTCGGCATGCTCAACAGCATCGGCGGCCTCATCGTCGCCGACTCGACGCTGGCCGTGCCGTTCGCGGTGCTGCTCTTCCGGTCGTTCATGGCGACCATCCCCGGCGAGCTCATGGCCGCCGCCCAGATCGACGGCGCGGGCACCTGGCGCACGTTCCGGTCCGTCATCCTGCCGCTGAGCCGGAACTCGGTGATCACCGTCTCGCTCTTCGCGTTCCTGTGGTCGTGGTCGGACTTCATCTTCGCCTCCACGCTCAACCGCAGCAGCGACGTGATCCCGATCACCCTCGGCATCTACCGCTACATCGGCAACAACACCACGGAATGGAACTCGATCATGGCGACGGCGGTGATCGCGTCCCTGCCCGCCGCATTCCTCCTCGTCATCGCGCAGCGCTACATCGCGGCCGGCGTCACCGCCGGCGCCGTGAAGGACTGA
- a CDS encoding glycoside hydrolase family 127 protein: MTTGTTDPVPDGSPAEARTAPVPDPAGGRPVLPPHGRVRPLGLAQVSLSGGFWGGRQHANAAATPAHCEAWMERLGWLANFDRVADGTTSPDRPGWSFSDSEVYKLLEALAWETGRTGDPGAQAAIKRLTARIARAQDPDGYLNTCYGHGDQPPRYSDLEMGHELYNTGHLLQAAVARLRTAGEDDLVRVARRAADHVCRTFGEDGLRGICGHPEIEVGLAEFGRALGEERYVEQARLFLDRRGHGTLRDIPLGRAYFQDDIPIRQADAWRGHAVRALYLAAAAVDVAVDLGDAELLRAVERQWERSVARRTYITGGMGSRHQDEGFGEDWELPPDRAYCETCAGVASIMVSWRLHLATGDVRYTDLIERTLYNVIAASPSTDGTAFFYANPLHQRTPGKPAGPGEVSPRAEGGTRAAWFEVSCCPTNVARTLASLGGYLATTDDDGLQIHQYAPCAVRAELPDGRRVAVDVETGYPETGTIRVRVAAGTRSPWTLSLRVPAWADGATVTEDGGTRPVSPGMLAIRRSFRAGEVITLELPMRPRFTWPDPRIDAVRGCVAVERGPEVLCVEGLDLPAPGDLDALVVDPLSEPLPDAAGARVRGRLPARPDRPWAYAAAHPADAEGEWFDVPLRPYHEWARRGPTSMRVWLPASASGTSS, translated from the coding sequence ATGACCACAGGCACGACGGACCCCGTGCCGGACGGCTCGCCGGCCGAGGCCCGCACGGCCCCGGTCCCCGATCCGGCGGGCGGCCGCCCCGTGCTGCCGCCGCACGGCCGGGTGCGTCCCCTCGGCCTGGCCCAGGTGTCCCTCTCCGGCGGATTCTGGGGCGGCCGCCAGCACGCGAACGCCGCGGCCACGCCGGCCCACTGCGAGGCGTGGATGGAGCGCCTCGGCTGGCTGGCCAACTTCGACCGCGTCGCCGACGGGACCACCTCGCCCGACCGGCCCGGCTGGTCGTTCTCCGACTCGGAGGTCTACAAGCTGCTGGAGGCCCTGGCCTGGGAGACCGGCCGCACCGGCGACCCGGGCGCGCAGGCCGCGATCAAGCGGCTCACCGCGCGCATCGCCCGCGCGCAGGACCCCGACGGCTACCTCAACACCTGCTACGGGCACGGGGACCAGCCGCCCCGCTACAGCGACCTGGAGATGGGCCACGAGCTGTACAACACCGGCCACCTCCTGCAGGCGGCGGTGGCGCGCCTGCGCACGGCGGGCGAGGACGACCTGGTGCGCGTCGCGCGCCGGGCGGCCGACCACGTGTGCCGCACCTTCGGCGAGGACGGGCTGCGCGGGATCTGCGGCCATCCGGAGATCGAGGTCGGCCTGGCCGAGTTCGGCCGGGCCCTGGGGGAGGAGCGCTACGTCGAACAGGCCCGCCTGTTCCTCGACCGGCGCGGCCACGGCACGCTCCGCGACATCCCGCTGGGCCGCGCCTACTTCCAGGACGACATCCCGATCCGGCAGGCCGACGCTTGGCGGGGCCACGCCGTGCGCGCCCTCTACCTGGCCGCCGCGGCCGTGGACGTCGCCGTCGACCTGGGCGACGCCGAGCTGCTGCGCGCCGTGGAACGCCAGTGGGAGCGCTCGGTGGCCCGCCGCACCTACATCACCGGCGGCATGGGCTCGCGCCACCAGGACGAGGGTTTCGGCGAGGACTGGGAGCTGCCGCCGGACCGGGCCTACTGCGAGACGTGCGCCGGGGTCGCCTCGATCATGGTCTCCTGGCGGCTGCACCTCGCCACCGGCGACGTCCGCTACACCGACCTGATCGAGCGGACGCTCTACAACGTCATCGCGGCCTCCCCGAGCACGGACGGCACGGCGTTCTTCTACGCCAACCCCCTCCACCAGCGCACGCCCGGCAAGCCGGCCGGCCCCGGCGAGGTGAGCCCGCGCGCCGAGGGGGGCACCCGCGCCGCCTGGTTCGAGGTGTCGTGCTGCCCCACGAACGTCGCCCGCACCCTGGCCAGCCTGGGCGGCTACCTCGCCACCACCGACGACGACGGCCTGCAGATCCACCAGTACGCCCCGTGCGCCGTCCGCGCCGAGCTGCCGGACGGGCGGCGGGTGGCCGTGGACGTCGAGACCGGTTACCCCGAGACCGGCACGATCCGGGTCCGGGTGGCGGCCGGCACGAGGTCGCCGTGGACCCTGTCGCTGCGGGTGCCCGCCTGGGCGGACGGGGCCACGGTGACCGAGGACGGCGGGACCCGGCCGGTCTCGCCGGGCATGCTCGCGATCCGGCGGTCCTTCCGCGCCGGCGAGGTGATCACCCTGGAGCTGCCGATGCGGCCCCGCTTCACCTGGCCCGACCCGCGCATCGACGCCGTGCGCGGCTGCGTCGCCGTCGAGCGCGGCCCGGAGGTGCTGTGCGTGGAGGGCCTCGACCTGCCCGCTCCCGGCGACCTGGACGCCCTGGTCGTCGACCCCCTGTCCGAGCCGCTGCCCGACGCGGCCGGCGCGCGGGTGCGCGGCCGGCTGCCCGCCCGCCCCGACCGGCCCTGGGCATACGCCGCCGCCCACCCGGCCGACGCCGAGGGGGAGTGGTTCGACGTGCCGCTGCGGCCCTACCACGAGTGGGCCCGGCGCGGGCCGACGAGCATGCGCGTGTGGCTGCCGGCGTCCGCATCCGGGACGTCCTCGTGA
- a CDS encoding sugar ABC transporter substrate-binding protein gives MNRTSFSARAAVFGTAILGLSTLAACASAPVSGGAASTGATAGAGAYTWWDPYPQHDASSAWAKRVEACGKQAGVTIKRTAYDTTALTNQALLAGQEGNAPDVILLDNPAVSTLADAGMLATMDEFGLDASRFDKNLIAAGELDGKTYGIPIGANTLALYYNKKILDDAGVDPASIKDWDSLNAALKKVKAAGKKAITFAAIGTEEGSFQFLPWFWGAGAQLTQLDSPQAVEALNLWNSWLKDGLAPNSVISNSQNTTWEEFLTGEFGFAENGTWQINSAAKADFPTGVVQIPAKAGGNAPTPTGGEFITVPMQKDTQRYTATKKIVECMTTPEGLVETGTTFAYYIPSTAEGQQAILAKEPGLKPWVEAVRTAKGRTSDNLGTTYPKISEAMWTAVQKALSGSASPADALKEAQAQAKQATGS, from the coding sequence GTGAACCGTACGTCGTTCTCCGCCCGAGCGGCCGTCTTCGGAACCGCCATCCTGGGGCTTTCCACCCTCGCCGCCTGCGCGTCCGCGCCCGTCAGCGGCGGCGCAGCGTCCACCGGTGCCACAGCCGGCGCGGGCGCCTACACCTGGTGGGACCCCTACCCGCAGCACGACGCGTCGTCCGCCTGGGCCAAGCGGGTGGAGGCCTGCGGCAAGCAGGCCGGCGTCACCATCAAGCGCACCGCCTACGACACCACCGCGCTGACCAACCAGGCCCTGCTCGCCGGGCAGGAGGGCAACGCGCCCGACGTCATCCTGCTCGACAACCCCGCCGTCTCCACCCTCGCCGACGCCGGGATGCTCGCCACGATGGACGAGTTCGGCCTCGACGCCTCGCGCTTCGACAAGAACCTCATCGCCGCCGGCGAGCTGGACGGCAAGACCTACGGCATCCCCATCGGCGCCAACACCCTCGCCCTGTACTACAACAAGAAGATCCTCGACGACGCCGGCGTCGACCCCGCCTCCATCAAGGACTGGGACTCGCTCAACGCGGCGCTGAAGAAGGTCAAGGCCGCCGGCAAGAAGGCGATCACGTTCGCCGCCATCGGCACCGAGGAGGGCTCCTTCCAGTTCCTGCCCTGGTTCTGGGGCGCCGGCGCGCAGCTCACCCAGCTCGACTCACCCCAGGCCGTCGAGGCGCTGAACCTGTGGAACTCCTGGCTCAAGGACGGCCTCGCCCCCAACTCGGTGATCAGCAACTCCCAGAACACCACCTGGGAGGAGTTCCTCACCGGCGAGTTCGGCTTCGCCGAGAACGGCACCTGGCAGATCAACAGCGCCGCCAAGGCGGACTTCCCCACCGGCGTCGTCCAGATCCCGGCCAAGGCCGGCGGGAACGCTCCAACACCCACCGGCGGCGAGTTCATCACCGTGCCGATGCAGAAGGACACCCAGCGTTACACGGCCACCAAGAAGATCGTCGAGTGCATGACGACCCCCGAGGGCCTGGTGGAGACCGGCACCACGTTCGCCTACTACATCCCCTCCACCGCCGAGGGCCAGCAGGCCATCCTGGCCAAGGAGCCGGGCCTGAAGCCGTGGGTCGAGGCCGTCCGCACCGCCAAGGGCCGCACCAGCGACAACCTCGGCACCACGTACCCGAAGATCTCCGAGGCGATGTGGACCGCGGTGCAGAAGGCGCTGAGCGGCTCCGCCAGTCCCGCCGACGCGCTCAAGGAAGCCCAGGCCCAGGCCAAGCAGGCGACCGGCAGCTGA